The Pochonia chlamydosporia 170 chromosome 1, whole genome shotgun sequence genome window below encodes:
- a CDS encoding eukaryotic translation initiation factor 3 subunit C (similar to Coccidioides immitis RS XP_001240723.1), which yields MSRFFRGGEDSSSDSSSDEEELYTDEEQQEQGGLDQNDSDDSDDMDDSDMSEDESSSDDEAGGANRFLRDAASDSDSEEEEVRAKVKSAKDKQRDELDASIKQIENGQKNGDWTLISAEFDKLSRQVTRIQDGGKTPKPYIRIIAELEDFMNEALAKQKVTPKKMNAIQARNLNAVKQKIKKTSKEYQTEVTAYREDKDGFMESEDEEPEPVKKPKKIARFEEEVAQPEELGDDGFATVGKGGRTLQYTPEGIFKHLRGIMETRGKKNTDRVEQIKVMEKLGEIANTPYQQIRVLLAIVSARFDLSAGTSNVMPLEHWKAAEKELSTLLTVLENNKDYVVVENVEEWDDDEKPPALQPGEKYIKVAGSVVSYVERLDDELVRSLQSIDPHTSEYIERLQDEGALYNIIVRGQLYYEYLRKDSALEIPQDSVNRIVMRRLEHVYFKPAQVIKTFEENCWKASGDKVDSVITPRSQSSDANNLVNVLCNYLFSNSDGIIRARAMLCQVYFLALHGEYYKARDMMLMSHLQDTIPNFDVLTQILYNRTLVQVGLCAFRKGLVYDAQNTLQEICGSGRQKELLAQGVMMQRYNQVSPEQERLEKQRQLPFHMHINLELLECVYLTCSMLLEIPLLAQTGSSPDVKKRVISKTYRRMLEYHERQIFTGPPENTRDHVMQASKALAAGEWKKSTTFIHSIKIWELMPNAEEIKTMLSKQIQEEGLRTYLFTYAPFYDTLALDTVSAMFELDITKVAAIVSKMISHEELAASLDQVTNNVIFRKGVELSRLQSLALTLSDKASALIETNERTLEHRTQGTSNAFERQGGRGRGGQRGGQRSGRGGARTGGNTQRQAGGTQFTGGALGAAVRG from the exons ATGTCTCGATTTTTCCGTGGTGGAGAGGACAGCTCCAGCGACAGCTCctctgatgaggaagagctcTACACCGACGAGgagcagcaggagcagggCGGCCTCGACCAGAATGATTCCGACGATTCtgacgacatggacgacTCTGACATGAGCGAGGATGAAAGTTccagcgacgacgaagccgGTGGTGCCAACCGTTTCTTGAGGGATGCCGCTTCAGACAGCGAcagtgaggaggaagaagtccGAGCCAAAGTGAAGAGTGCCAAGGACAAACAACGCGATGAACTCGATGCATCGATTAAGCAAATCGAGAACGGCCAGAAGAACGGCGACTGGACATTGATCTCAGCCG AATTCGATAAACTCAGCAGACAAGTGACCCGCATCCAAGATGGCGGCAAGACACCCAAGCCTTATATCCGAATCATCGCCGAGTTGGAGGATTTCATGAACGAGGCTCTGGCCAAACAAAAGGTCACACCCAAGAAGATGAACGCCATCCAGGCCCGTAACCTGAATGCTGTCAAACAAAAGATCAAGAAGACCAGCAAGGAGTATCAGACCGAGGTCACTGCCTACAGAGAAGACAAGGATGGCTTCATGGAGTCAGAGGACGAGGAGCCTGAGCCCGTTaagaagccgaagaagatTGCCAGatttgaggaagaagttgctCAGCCTGAAGaacttggcgatgatggTTTTGCCACCGTCGGCAAGGGTGGCCGCACTTTACAGTACACCCCCGAGGGTATTTTCAAGCACCTGCGAGGCATCATGGAGACTCGTGGTAAGAAGAACACCGACCGCGTTGAGCAGATCAAGGTTatggagaagcttggcgAGATTGCCAACACTCCCTACCAACAGATCCGTGTTCTGCTCGCCATTGTCTCCGCTCGATTCGACCTGAGCGCTGGCACTTCTAATGTGATGCCCCTGGAACACTGgaaggctgctgagaagGAACTCTCTACTCTCCTGACTGTTCTTGAGAATAACAAGGACTACGTTGTTGTCGagaatgttgaagaatgggacgacgacgagaagccCCCTGCTCTCCAGCCTGGTGAGAAGTACATCAAGGTTGCTGGTAGCGTGGTATCATATGTTGAGAGACTTGATGATGAATTGGTCCGATCCCTTCAAAGCATCGATCCCCACACTTCGGAATACATCGAACGTCTTCAAGATGAGGGTGCTTTGTATAACATCATTGTCCGCGGCCAGCTCTACTACGAGTACTTGCGCAAGGACTCCGCACTGGAGATTCCTCAGGACAGCGTCAACAGAATCGTCATGCGACGATTGGAACACGTCTACTTCAAG CCTGCTCAAGTTATCAAGACCTTTGAGGAGAACTGCTGGAAAGCCTCGGGCGATAAGGTCGACTCCGTCATCACTCCTCGCAGCCAGTCCAGCGACGCCAACAACTTGGTTAATGTCCTCTGCAACTACCTGTTCAGCAATAGCGACGGCATTATTCGTGCTCGAGCCATGTTGTGCCAGGTCTATTTCCTCGCCCTCCATGGCGAGTACTACAAGGCCCGTGACATGATGCTCATGTCTCATTTGCAGGACACCATTCCCAACTTCGACGTCCTGACTCAAATCCTTTACAACCGAACTTTGGTTCAGGTTGGCTTGTGTGCCTTCCGCAAGGGTCTCGTCTACGATGCGCAAAACACCCTGCAGGAGATTTGTGGTAGTGGCCGACAAAAGGAGCTGCTGGCCCAAGGTGTGATGATGCAGAGATACAACCAAGTCTCTCCCGAGCAGGAGCGACTGGAGAAGCAGCGCCAGCTACCGTTCCACATGCACATCAACCTAGAACTTTTGGAGTGCGTGTacttgacttgcagcatGCTCCTGGAGATCCCTCTGCTGGCCCAGACTGGATCCTCACCCGACGTCAAGAAGCGCGTCATCAGCAAGACCTACAGACGCATGCTCGAGTACCACGAGAGACAAATTTTCACCGGACCCCCTGAGAACACCAGGGATCACGTCATGCAGGCTTCCAAGGCCCTTGCGGCTGGCGAATGGAAGAAGTCAACAACTTTTATTCACAGCATCAAGATCTGGGAACTGATGCCCAATGCCGAGGAGATCAAGACCATGCTCTCCAAACAGATCCAGGAGGAAGGTCTTCGCACCTACCTCTTCACATACGCCCCCTTCTACGACACTCTGGCCCTTGACACTGTCAGCGCAATGTTTGAGCTGGACATTACCAAGGTTGCCGCCATTGTCAGTAAGATGATTAGCCACGAGGAATTGGCCGCCTCACTGGACCAGGTCACGAACAACGTCATCTTCCGCAAGGGAGTTGAACTCAGCCGCCTTCAGTCACTGGCACTCACACTGTCTGACAAGGCTAGCGCACTCATTGAGACCAACGAGCGGACTCTCGAGCACCGCACCCAAGGCACATCCAACGCTTTCGAGCGACAAGGCGGCCGTGGGCGCGGTGGCCAACGAGGAGGCCAGCGATCTGGACGTGGCGGTGCTCGTACCGGTGGCAACACTCAAAGACAAGCTGGTGGTACTCAATTCACTGGTGGTGCTTTGGGAGCCGCTGTTCGGGGTTAA
- a CDS encoding iron sulfur cluster assembly-related protein (similar to Metarhizium robertsii ARSEF 23 XP_007818100.2): protein MVGVGCANSASVARSFVQIAKRGYSTAAERPSAPLEFLLPRTVQKVDCRAAFLLQSTSRGPNSSRSLQHTPFASVVRQPQRRGFSASATRQATVCVLNPQADEDGKEMMLEITPRAAKRLSEIMKKDDNPNLALRIQVESGGCHGFQYLMSLVTIPPKDTSEWSTVVNDDDTIFQYSSDEAPTAQLSEGGARVILDEPSLDLLKGSKVDFTMELIGSQFKIVDNPYATSSCGCGTSFDIKM, encoded by the exons ATGGTCGGTGTTGGCTGCGCGAATAGCGCATCGGTCGCGAGGTCGTTCGTCCAAATAGCGAAGCGTGGTTACTCAACCGCGGCCGAAAGACCATCTGCTCCTCTAGAGTTTCTGCTCCCACGAACTGTGCAAAAGGTCGACTGCCGCGCAGCGTTTCTGTTGCAATCGACAAGTCGCGGTCCCAACAGCAGTCGTTCCTTACAGCATACCCCATTTGCGAGTGTTGTACGTCAACCGCAGAGAAGAGGTTTCTCAGCGTCCGCCACCCGCCAGGCTACGGTGTGTGTTCTCAATCCTCAGGCGGACGAAGATGGTAAGGAAATGATGTTGGAGATTACTCCCAGGGCGGCCAAG CGCCTGTCAGAAATTATGAAGAAAGACGACAACCCAAATCTGGCACTCCGAATCCAAGTAGAAAGCGGCGGCTGTCACGGCTTCCAATATCTCATGAGCCTTGTCACTATACCGCCCAAAGACACGTCTGAGTGGTCGACTGTTGTAAACGACGATGATACCATCTTCCAATACTCCTCCGACGAAGCACCGACGGCACAATTATCCGAAGGTGGCGCTAGGGTAATACTGGATGAGCCGTCTCTGGACTTGCTAAAAGGTAGCAAGGTGGACTTCACAATGGAACTAATCGGGTCACAATTCAAGATTGTTGACAATCCATACGCCACCAGTAGCTGCGGTTGTGGTACAAGTTTTGATATCAAGATGTGA
- a CDS encoding peroxin 11C (similar to Metarhizium robertsii ARSEF 23 XP_007818102.2), with amino-acid sequence MTAAEKSTAGIDTSVDSAVPPSAPPPSNQKAPISAVLATTPSRVDAFLAHLLRCMQTRAGAEAVLLFACYASRLTGSVLETVGGAAIRQSARRLVALAFKLPPATTVVMSSATPQPPLAALALQVGGRFKALAAMISETRTMGRLWGLLGLYFAAKRLVLRTRASAKSKDKAIGTEDSSEALFDTLVSFAQITSLIVYQASENVAFLSSKKVLPFAPATQGRLGLLSVRAWGLYVAMEGARLLVERARKVSSGAAAKDTVWAAQWNKSFFRNLAWAPLTVHWGSTTGGFLPDIMISLLAFYPATGGMVDLWRDTA; translated from the coding sequence ATGACTGCCGCCGAGAAATCCACCGCCGGCATCGACACCAGCGTCGATTCCGCCGTTCCCCCATCAGCACCTCCGCCGTCAAACCAAAAGGCTCCCATCTCCGCCGTCCTCGCTACAACTCCATCCCGCGTGGACGCCTTCCTCGCGCACCTCCTACGATGCATGCAAACACGAGCCGGCGCCGAGGCCGTCCTCCTCTTCGCCTGCTATGCCTCCCGATTAACCGGCTCCGTGCTGGAAACCGTCGGCGGAGCAGCCATCCGACAATCAGCACGGCGTCTCGTCGCCCTGGCGTTCAAGCTACCGCCCGCGACAACCGTGGTAATGTCCTCTGCCACGCCGCAGCCTCCGCTCGCGGCCCTGGCTCTCCAGGTAGGAGGACGGTTCAAGgccctcgccgccatgaTTAGCGAAACCAGAACCATGGGCCGCCTCTGGGGCCTGCTAGGCTTATACTTTGCCGCCAAGAGACTGGTTCTGAGGACGCGCGCATCAGCAAAGTCCAAGGACAAGGCGATTGGAACTGAAGATTCGTCCGAGGCCCTGTTCGACACGCTCGTCTCTTTTGCACAGATTACGTCTCTCATCGTCTACCAGGCGTCTGAGAACGTGGCCTTTTTGTCGAGTAAGAAGGTTCTGCCGTTTGCGCCGGCTACACAGGGCCGTTTGGGGCTGCTGAGTGTTCGCGCTTGGGGTCTGTATGTTGCCATGGAGGGGGCTCGCTTGCTGGTCGAGCGGGCTCGCAAGGTGAGCAGTGGTGCGGCGGCAAAGGATACGGTTTGGGCGGCGCAGTGGAacaagagcttcttcaggAACTTGGCGTGGGCTCCTCTCACGGTTCATTGGGGGTCAACGACGGGCGGGTTCCTGCCTGATATTATGATTTCGTTGTTGGCGTTTTACCCTGCGACGGGGGGCATGGTTGACTTGTGGCGGGATACGGCGTAG
- a CDS encoding hemerythrin HHE cation binding domain-containing protein (similar to Beauveria bassiana ARSEF 2860 XP_008596600.1) yields MTGDKVAAKDATTPETKDLPPLTDHEFKIFNRLADRMEQFHNYFRQTWNLLWTAATTSRRPQNLTVKQFLNEAISFTSHLSAHHGIEEAHVFPLLATRMPEFDPKRGKLVKQHEQIHKGLEEFEAYVKKCHAGKEEFEMSVLKEKMEGWGGVLWEHLDEEVRMLGADRMRRVWSKDEMMRMPM; encoded by the exons ATGACAGGCGATAAAGTTGCCGCAAAAGATGCCACAACACCAGAGACCAAAGACTTGCCGCCCTTGACAGACCATGAATTTAAGATCTTCAACCGTCTAGCAGACCGGATGGAACAATTC CACAACTATTTccgccaaacttggaacCTCCTCTGGaccgcagcaacaacatcccGCCGCCCCCAAAACCTCACCGTCAAGCAATTCCTCAACGAAGCCATCTCCTTCACGAGCCACCTCTCCGCGCACCACGGCATCGAAGAAGCCCACGTGTTCCCGCTGCTAGCGACGCGCATGCCGGAATTTGACCCCAAGAGAGGCAAGTTGGTGAAGCAGCATGAGCAGATCCACAAGGGGCTGGAGGAGTTCGAGGCTTACGTGAAGAAGTGCCATGCGGGCAaggaggagtttgagatGAGCGTgctgaaggagaagatggaggGGTGGGGAGGCGTGCTGTGGGAGCatttggatgaggaggtgaGGATGTTGGGGGCGGATAGGATGAGGCGTGTTTGGAGTAAGGAtgagatgatgaggatgcctATGTGA